A window of the Oryza brachyantha chromosome 5, ObraRS2, whole genome shotgun sequence genome harbors these coding sequences:
- the LOC121054427 gene encoding uncharacterized protein LOC121054427, producing the protein MASSAGTVCKHHGASSASTLRRLRVCVVVSVAALLLFTAVAATVLAFAAARPRPADAAVTALRLASLSVSPGGSLNATLDAVLAVRNPSPVAAFAHAAGRAEVYYRGALAADADVPPGRVAARGEEALSVRLTVRADRLAGRAAELFGDVAGAGDVALTVRTTMLGTVTVLGVLRHSVVVITACTGRA; encoded by the coding sequence atggcctcctccgccggcacGGTCTGCAAGCACCACGGAGCATCGTCGGCGTCGACCCTCCGGCGGCTCCGCGTCTGCGTTGTCGTCTCCGTCGCGGCGCTCCTCCTCTTcacagccgtcgccgccacggtGCTGGCTTTCGCCGCGGCCCGCCCGcgccccgccgacgccgcggtCACCGcgctccgcctcgcctcgctgTCCGTCTCGCCCGGAGGATCGCTCAACGCCACCCTcgacgccgtcctcgccgtccGCAACCCGAGCCCCGTCGCCGCGTTcgcgcacgccgccggccgcgccgaggTCTACTACCgcggcgcgctcgccgcggaCGCCGACGTGCCGCCCGGGcgcgtcgccgcgcgcggcgaggaggcgctgTCCGTCCGGCTCACCGTCCGCGCCGACCGCCTCGCCGGGCGCGCGGCCGAGCTGTTCGGCGAcgtggccggcgccggggacgTGGCGCTCACCGTGCGCACGACCATGCTGGGCACGGTCACCGTCCTCGGCGTGCTCAGGCACAGCGTGGTGGTGATCACGGCGTGCACCGGCCGGGCATGA
- the LOC102708618 gene encoding reticulon-like protein B1, which translates to MMSEGEEHGSLLEKINEKIHEYKKSSSSSSSSDSDDDKKHHHKSKSKKTRLFGRTNPLHHVLGGGKAADLVLWRDKQTSGSILAGVTVIWLLFEGIGYHLLTFFCHSLIVFLTVCFVWSNAASFINRGPPKFPDVILSEVQCLKIAHLLRKEINEAFLTLRHVASGKDLKTYLMTIGGLWFISIIGSCFSFLTLSYTIFLMAYTLPMLYEKYEDEVDVVGEKALVEIKKQYAVLDHKLLSKIPMLSEKKEH; encoded by the exons ATGATGTCCGAGGGCGAGGAGCACGGGTCGCTGCTGGAGAAGATCAACGAAAAGATCCATGAGTACAAGaaatcgtcgtcgtcgtcgtcttcctcggaCTCCGACGACGACAAGAAGCACCACCACAAGTCCAAGTCTAAGAAGACGCGGCTGTTCGGCCGGACGAACCCGCTGCATCACGTCCTAGGAGGAGGCAAAG CTGCTGACCTTGTGCTGTGGAGGGACAAGCAGACGTCAGGGAGCATTCTGGCAGGTGTGACAGTGATCTGGTTGCTGTTCGAGGGCATTGGCTACCACCTCCTCACCTTCTTCTGCCACTCGCTCATCGTCTTCCTCACCGTCTGCTTCGTCTGGTCCAATGCTGCCTCGTTCATCAACAG GGGTCCTCCAAAGTTCCCAGATGTAATTCTATCTGAAGTCCAATGCCTCAAGATTGCTCATCTTCTGAGGAAAGAAATCAACGAGGCCTTCTTAACATTACGCCATGTTGCTTCCGGGAAAGACCTCAAAACATATCTGATG ACGATTGGAGGCCTGTGGTTCATTTCTATAATTGGGAGCTGCTTCAGCTTCTTGACTCTGTCTTACACTA TCTTCCTGATGGCATACACGTTACCCATGCTGTACGAGAAATACGAAGACGAGGTCGATGTTGTGGGCGAGAAGGCCCTGGTCGAGATCAAGAAGCAATACGCAGTCCTTGATCACAAGCTTCTCTCAAAGATCCCAATGTTGTCTGAGAAGAAAGAGCATTAA
- the LOC102717435 gene encoding probable calcium-binding protein CML21 yields MLRAPPHSSVLTAGTAAARPPPRSVQRPSAGHRKAEALRLRRVFEMFDRDGDGVITPAELSGALGRLGARRHDDGQAPDEAAALDAVVAAYVAPGMAGLRFADFQALHAELSVAGSGTKGDDADAEEEDDEDMREAFGVFDEDGDGYISAAELQAVLSRMGMPEAACMARVRDMIAAADRDSDGRVDYEEFKAMMAGGN; encoded by the coding sequence ATGCTGCGTGCTCCACCGCACTCGTCCGTGCTCACGGCCGGCACCGCGGcggctcggccgccgccgcggtcggtGCAGCGGCCGTCGGCGGGCCACCGGAAGGCGGAggcgctgcggctgcggcgcgTGTTCGAGATGTTcgaccgcgacggcgacggcgtgatCACGCCGGCCGAGCTGTCGGGCGCGctgggccgcctcggcgcgcggcggcacgACGACGGCCAGGCGCCCGACGAGGCCGCGGCCCTCGACGCGGTCGTCGCGGCGTACGTCGCGCCCGGGATGGCGGGCCTCCGTTTCGCCGACTTCCAGGCGCTCCACGCCGAGCTCTCCGTCGCCGGCTCCGGCACGAAGGgagacgacgccgacgcggaggaggaggacgacgaggacatGAGGGAGGCGTTCGGGGTGttcgacgaggacggcgacgggtacatctcggcggcggagctgcAGGCGGTGCTGTCGCGGATGGGGATGCCGGAGGCGGCCTGCATGGCGCGGGTGCGCGAcatgatcgccgccgccgaccgggACAGCGACGGCCGCGTCGACTACGAGGAATTCAAGGCCATGATGGCCGGTGGTAATTAA
- the LOC102708896 gene encoding quinone oxidoreductase-like protein 2 homolog: protein MDALVVQRLGDPTLAPGGEASPFAPVSGDHPAPGLPSPKSVRVRVAATSLNFATYLQVQGKYQERPALPFVPGSDYAGVVDAVGPAVRRFRPGDRVCAVASLGSFAGLLVTEEKQLFLVPDGCDLVAAGALPVAFGTSHVGLVHRAQLKAGQVLLVLGAAGGVGASAVQIGKVCGAVVIAVARGTEKLQYLKSIGADHVIDSSKESIIESAKSFLKARGLKGVDVLYDPVGGKLTQDSLKILNWGAHILIIGFASGDVPVIRANIALVKNWTVHGLYWGSYLIHQPPVLIDSLNELLSWLSKGLITVQISHTYRLHEAHLAFAALRDRKAVGKVMIVMDSSAKSRL, encoded by the exons ATGGACGCGCTCGTGGTGCAGCGGCTCGGGGACCCCACGCTGGcccccggcggcgaggcctcCCCGTTCGCGCCGGTCTCCGGGGACCACCCCGCGCCGGGGCTCCCGTCGCCGAAGTCCGTGCGGGTGCGCGTGGCGGCCACCAGCCTCAACTTCGCCACCTACCTGCAGGTGCAGGGCAAATACCAGGAGCGGCCCGCGCTGCCCTTCGTGCCTGGCTCCGACTACGCCGGggtcgtcgacgccgtcggccccGCCGTGCGGAGGTTTCGCCCCGGGGACCGCGtctgcgccgtcgcctccctcgGCTCCTTCGCGGGTCTCCTCGTCACCGAGGAGAAGCAGCT ATTTTTGGTGCCTGATGGATGTGACTTGGTTGCTGCTGGAGCATTGCCTGTTGCATTTGGTACCTCGCATGTGGGCCTTGTACATAGAGCTCAACTAAAGGCTGGTCAG GTGCTACTTGTTCTtggtgctgctggtggtgtCGGGGCATCTGCTGTACAAATAGGAAAAGTTTGTGGTGCTGTTGTTATTGCTGTTGCTAG GGGAACTGAGAAATTGCAGTATCTCAAGTCTATTGGAGCTGACCATGTAATTGACTCAAGCAAGGAAAGTATTATAGAAAGTgccaaatcatttttaaagGCCAGAGGCCTCAAAGGTGTTGATGTCTTATATGATCCTGTTGGGGGCAAATTAACACAAGATAGTCTGAAAATTCTCAATTGGGGTGCACATATTCTGATCATTGGATTTGCCAGTGGAGATGTACCAGTTATTAGAGCAAACATCGCACTTGTTAAG AATTGGACAGTTCATGGTTTGTACTGGGGAAGCTACTTAATTCATCAGCCACCTGTACTAATTGATTCCCTCAATGAACTCCTATCATGGCTTTCAAAAGGGTTGATAACAGTCCAAATTTCCCACACTTACAGGCTCCATGAG GCCCATCTGGCTTTTGCAGCCCTGAGAGACAGGAAGGCCGTTGGTAAAGTGATGATTGTGATGGACTCGTCAGCAAAATCAAGGCTCTAA
- the LOC102718273 gene encoding transcription factor GTE8-like, producing MAVGRVPPPPAPAHPGLPGRRRLRERVQSERRAVGALVKKAEALLAGRRDVRGGAAAGAEAKSGACGLLPRGKKSGRFLNPEAATAAEADGDASATKRRKTIVTSPGVEVEMEVIEPKMSRADRERLYSLIASLSADLPWPPHIVELMQTECCCAVDPNGDKMEINLNSAKDATLFRLLNLLEEFAQQSKIQPRAEDQEPTKIQDCVSRSTLCQLEDGEIADEDADMEIIDVCSGISPLVVEQEEDGFSRGASPVAVDKFPEPSRSNCSPSGSSCRVSSSSSGRESDDDSERSSDEAEAKPLEVEQQVVPEIEMQEVAEQDTGVEPKPLEQQEVAEQNTKLTTESEPAASSGSSSGGGSSASSCSCSSCCSSGSDSDSSDNEEDSASSSPKLHTEAVAKPLEQQQVTQLDKKLITESEPAASSGSTSSSSGSGSSASSCSCSSCSSSGSGSDSSDDEEDSASSRPKLHTEAVAKPLEQQQVTQLDKKLAEERPASSCSGSSSSSSGSGSDSSDDDEDSASSSPVTSDHPTEAAAKPSEQQQATEHDMKLNLAESEAPPATEIEMQEATEQDIGVEPKAPLEQQEATELNKKLTKERPASAGTEMKELIARAQEKKQQLRRRALERKRAREQLEEMERTARPVYEHIDPSVMEQLGISPMVEYMVSSEKSQDSERCLLQKLGLFLKST from the coding sequence ATGGCCGTCGGGAGggtgccgcctcctcccgcgcccgcgcatCCCGGTCTGCcaggccggcgccggctgaGGGAGCGCGTCCAGTCGGAGCGCCGGGCGGTGGGCGCCCTCGTCAAGAAGGCGGAGGCCTTGCTGGCCGGCCGCAGGGacgtccgcggcggcgctgcggcgggggcggaggcgaAATCCGGTGCCTGCGGTCTCCTTCCCCGCGGCAAGAAGAGCGGGCGGTTCTTGAATCCGgaggccgccaccgccgccgaggcggacGGGGATGCCTCCGCcaccaagaggaggaagacgatcGTCACCAGCCCGGGCGTGGAAGTGGAGATGGAGGTGATCGAGCCGAAGATGTCCAGGGCGGATAGGGAACGCCTCTACAGCCTCATCGCCTCGCTGTCGGCGGAtttgccatggccgccgcaCATCGTCGAGCTGATGCAGACCGAATGCTGCTGCGCCGTCGACCCGAACGGCGATAAGATGGAGATCAACCTTAACTCCGCCAAAGACGCCACCTTGTTTCGGTTGCTGAACCTGCTCGAGGAGTTCGCGCAACAGAGCAAGATTCAGCCGCGCGCGGAGGATCAAGAACCGACCAAGATCCAGGACTGCGTTAGCCGCTCGACCCTCTGCCAACTCGAGGACGGTGAGATTGCCGATGAGGACGCAGACATGGAAATCATCGACGTCTGCAGCGGCATCTCTCCTCTAGTCGTCGAGCAAGAAGAGGATGGATTCAGTCGCGGCGCCTCCCCTGTTGCAGTTGACAAGTTCCCTGAACCTTCGCGCTCGAACTGCAGCCCTTCTGGATCATCCTGCAGAGTCTCTTCCTCATCTTCGGGCAGAGAGTCCGATGACGACAGCGAGCGCAGTTCAGATGAAGCTGAGGCGAAGCCATTGGAGGTGGAACAGCAGGTAGTCCCTGAGATTGAGATGCAGGAAGTCGCTGAACAAGATACCGGAGTTGAGCCAAAACCATTGGAGCAGCAAGAAGTCGCTGAACAAAACACGAAGCTGACCACCGAGAGCGAGCCGGCAGCATCTTCTGGATCATCTTCGGGAGGTGGCTCGTCTGCATCATCCTGCAGCTGTTCATCGTGCTGCTCTTCCGGCAGTGACTCCGACTCTTCTGACAACGAGGAAGACAGTGCAAGTAGCAGCCCTAAGCTTCACACTGAAGCTGTAGCCAAGCCATTGGAGCAGCAGCAAGTCACTCAACTTGACAAGAAGCTGATCACCGAGAGCGAGCCGGCAGCATCTTCTGGATCAACATCTTCATCTTCGGGAAGTGGCTCGTCTGCATCATCCTGCAGCTGTTCATCGTGCTCCTCTTCCGGCAGTGGCTCCGACTCTTCTGACGACGAGGAAGACAGTGCAAGTAGCAGGCCTAAGCTTCACACTGAAGCTGTAGCCAAGCCATTGGAGCAGCAGCAAGTCACTCAACTTGATAAGAAGCTGGCCGAGGAGAGACCAGCATCATCCTGCAGCGGTTCATCATCCTCCTCTTCCGGGAGTGGCTCCGACTCTTCTGACGATGATGAAGACAGTGCAAGCAGCAGCCCTGTTACCTCTGACCACCCCACCGAAGCTGCAGCCAAGCCGtcggagcagcagcaagccaCTGAACACGATATGAAGCTGAATCTGGCAGAGAGTGAAGCACCTCCGGCAACTGAGATTGAGATGCAGGAAGCCACCGAACAAGATATCGGAGTCGAGCCAAAGGCGCCATTGGAGCAGCAAGAGGCCACTGAGCTTAACAAGAAGCTGACCAAGGAAAGACCAGCATCTGCTGGCACTGAGATGAAGGAGCTCATCGCCAGAGCGCaggagaagaagcagcagctgcggcggcgtgcgCTCGAGAGGAAGAGAGCGCGCGAGCAGCTggaggagatggagaggaCGGCGCGGCCGGTGTACGAGCACATCGACCCCAGCGTCATGGAGCAGCTGGGGATCTCTCCCATGGTGGAGTATATGGTCAGTTCGGAGAAATCCCAGGACAGTGAGCGTTGCCTGCTACAGAAGCTCGGCTTGTTCCTGAAAAGCACATAG